Proteins from a genomic interval of Polaribacter sp. Q13:
- a CDS encoding AraC family transcriptional regulator → MISTFKFKNHKEKTVIKERYKELDNSSINEIKESFNTSFSKSNNKEIRLNGIIIFIKYDDIINPPVIMDVSHNFPYLKLHFEIEGDLKYVPNDESGIPITIEDGNYNFFYLPKANGTITLKSRIRKEVSILVTEKYLKKTFKRYFENNESSLRNSLENKVPYKMFSKSKVIPSDLLLIISNVVSCSYQKDIKQVYLESKIKEIFSYLFSEMDTEINKKSEHKLSDFEYNQIIKSEKILNKNIHKSFKINDLSILTGINEHKLKRDFKLVFKSPVFTYLTNLRMEKAKTMLLKNNIDISDVAVAVGYKNPQHFTVAFKKKFNYLPSELKKNQLNSNR, encoded by the coding sequence ATGATCTCTACTTTTAAATTTAAAAATCATAAAGAAAAAACCGTAATTAAAGAACGTTATAAAGAGTTAGATAACAGTTCTATTAATGAAATTAAAGAGTCTTTTAATACTAGTTTCTCGAAGTCAAATAATAAAGAAATTAGGTTAAATGGGATTATAATATTTATAAAATATGATGATATAATAAATCCACCAGTAATTATGGATGTCTCTCATAATTTTCCATACTTAAAACTTCATTTTGAAATAGAAGGCGATTTAAAATATGTACCTAATGATGAAAGTGGTATTCCTATTACTATAGAAGATGGTAATTATAATTTTTTTTATTTACCTAAAGCTAATGGAACAATTACATTAAAATCAAGAATAAGAAAAGAAGTAAGTATTCTTGTAACCGAAAAATATCTAAAAAAAACGTTTAAACGATATTTCGAAAATAATGAGTCATCCTTAAGAAACTCATTAGAAAATAAAGTTCCTTATAAAATGTTTTCTAAAAGCAAAGTTATACCTTCCGATTTATTACTTATAATTAGCAATGTTGTTTCTTGTTCTTATCAAAAAGATATTAAACAAGTATATCTAGAATCAAAAATAAAAGAAATATTTAGTTATTTGTTTTCTGAAATGGATACTGAAATCAATAAAAAATCTGAACATAAACTAAGTGATTTTGAGTATAATCAAATTATAAAATCCGAGAAAATTCTTAATAAAAACATTCACAAATCATTTAAAATAAATGACTTATCTATATTGACTGGCATTAATGAACATAAATTAAAAAGAGATTTCAAGTTAGTTTTTAAAAGTCCTGTTTTTACTTATTTAACGAATCTTAGAATGGAGAAAGCAAAAACAATGTTACTTAAAAATAACATTGATATCTCTGATGTTGCTGTTGCTGTCGGTTATAAAAATCCTCAACATTTTACTGTCGCTTTTAAAAAGAAATTTAATTATTTACCCAGTGAATTAAAGAAGAATCAATTAAATAGTAATAGGTAA
- a CDS encoding TetR/AcrR family transcriptional regulator, with translation MPRVKQYNEAEVIESAMGVFWQNGYKSTSLRMLSKEMGINQFSINASFGNKQNLFLESLKLYRTKLQQLLKTFEENSNGIESIKNFFYAFAEFSNQNEYKRGCLMINTMSEFGLEVDKEVGALISNYAEQLKALFKKNLEFNTTKDNDTIKRQVNYLDLAIGGLGLATKVKDNAVIEDYIEITFKNL, from the coding sequence ATGCCTAGAGTAAAACAATATAATGAAGCAGAAGTAATAGAAAGTGCTATGGGCGTATTCTGGCAGAATGGCTATAAAAGTACTTCTTTACGAATGTTATCCAAAGAAATGGGTATCAATCAATTTTCTATAAATGCTAGTTTTGGTAATAAACAAAATCTGTTTTTAGAAAGTTTAAAATTGTACAGAACTAAGCTACAGCAATTATTAAAAACCTTTGAAGAGAATTCTAATGGTATTGAGAGTATTAAGAACTTCTTTTATGCATTTGCAGAATTTTCAAACCAAAATGAGTACAAAAGAGGCTGTTTAATGATCAATACAATGTCTGAATTTGGTCTTGAGGTAGATAAAGAAGTTGGTGCTCTTATTTCAAATTACGCAGAACAGTTAAAGGCTTTATTTAAGAAGAATCTTGAATTCAATACTACAAAAGATAACGACACTATAAAAAGACAAGTAAATTACCTTGATTTGGCTATTGGTGGTTTAGGCTTAGCAACAAAAGTAAAAGACAATGCTGTCATAGAAGATTATATAGAAATTACATTTAAAAATTTATAA
- a CDS encoding alpha/beta fold hydrolase, giving the protein MKTKNNLGKTVLLTLTIVLLMGNNMQAQEKEVYNKDITNKKERPFIVDKGEYPFKSNWFEKDGVSMHYIDEGEGIPIVLTHGNPDWSFLNRNIIKELSGEARVIAYDLPGFGFSETPENYGFTPQEHVEWISALLFEHLKLEKFIIVVQDWGGPTGLSVATSNPDKVLGVVISNTWAWKAEGKLEGFSMYMRTPEMEAKVIDNNYFATTLMQSSINKKSSSTKAITDAYEMPFPTKESRKGTAIFPQQITLAADWLIDLEGKLNTLQDKPVEFIFGLKDDTVASQDIQDKWRSIFPKAPVQLLPEAGHFTQEDSPESFVFSLRRILKNIE; this is encoded by the coding sequence ATGAAAACAAAGAACAACTTAGGAAAAACAGTACTACTCACGTTAACAATTGTATTATTAATGGGAAACAATATGCAAGCACAAGAAAAGGAAGTATATAATAAGGATATTACCAACAAGAAAGAAAGACCATTTATAGTGGATAAGGGCGAGTATCCTTTTAAAAGTAATTGGTTTGAAAAAGATGGCGTTTCTATGCATTATATAGATGAAGGAGAAGGAATTCCAATTGTTTTAACTCACGGTAACCCAGATTGGTCTTTTTTAAATAGAAATATTATTAAAGAGCTTTCAGGTGAAGCAAGAGTAATAGCGTACGATTTACCTGGATTTGGTTTTTCTGAAACACCAGAAAACTATGGTTTTACACCACAAGAGCATGTAGAATGGATTAGCGCACTTCTTTTTGAGCATTTAAAGTTAGAGAAGTTTATTATTGTTGTTCAAGATTGGGGTGGACCTACAGGGCTATCCGTAGCTACAAGCAACCCAGATAAAGTTTTAGGAGTAGTTATCAGTAATACTTGGGCTTGGAAAGCAGAAGGAAAATTAGAAGGTTTCTCTATGTATATGAGAACACCAGAAATGGAAGCAAAGGTTATCGATAACAATTATTTTGCAACCACATTAATGCAAAGCTCTATTAATAAAAAATCGAGTAGTACTAAAGCAATTACAGATGCTTATGAAATGCCGTTCCCAACCAAAGAATCTAGAAAAGGAACAGCAATATTCCCGCAGCAAATTACATTAGCAGCAGATTGGTTAATAGATTTAGAAGGCAAGCTGAATACGCTACAAGATAAACCTGTTGAATTTATTTTTGGTTTAAAAGATGATACAGTTGCTTCACAAGACATTCAAGATAAATGGCGTTCTATTTTCCCTAAAGCACCAGTACAATTGTTACCAGAAGCTGGTCACTTTACACAAGAAGACAGTCCTGAGAGTTTTGTGTTTTCATTGAGAAGAATTCTAAAAAATATAGAATAG
- a CDS encoding TfoX/Sxy family protein, whose amino-acid sequence MAASTDYLDFILDQLSNWKTIITKRMFGCVGLYADGLMFGIIAKETIFFKVDETNKEQYLNAGSETLTLFKNKSTVASFYEVPIEILEDSDQFVVWAEASLDIQKRKKSE is encoded by the coding sequence ATGGCTGCTTCTACTGATTATTTAGACTTTATTCTTGACCAATTATCAAATTGGAAAACGATCATCACAAAAAGAATGTTCGGTTGTGTCGGTCTTTATGCAGATGGTTTAATGTTTGGTATTATAGCAAAAGAAACTATTTTCTTTAAAGTTGACGAAACGAATAAGGAGCAATATTTAAATGCAGGTTCAGAAACTTTAACCCTTTTTAAAAATAAAAGTACAGTAGCTTCTTTTTATGAAGTTCCTATCGAAATTTTGGAAGACTCTGACCAATTTGTTGTTTGGGCTGAAGCGTCTTTAGATATTCAAAAAAGAAAAAAATCAGAATAA
- a CDS encoding NAD-dependent epimerase/dehydratase family protein, producing MKVIITGSTGMVGQGVLIECLESPSIEEVLVINRNSLQMQHPKLKEVIHKDFFDFNSIKEELKGYDACFHCMGISSVGMKEEEYHRFTYGITEALAKTLYASNPQMVFNYVSGEGTDSTEKGKLMWARVKGKTENMILNMGFKDAYMFRLQVILPLKGVKSKTAWVNAFYFIARPFFGLLEKKKNNTTSVNVGLAMINSVLFGTDNKLLENEQVNELAKK from the coding sequence ATGAAAGTAATTATAACAGGATCTACTGGTATGGTAGGTCAAGGCGTTTTAATCGAGTGCCTAGAATCTCCAAGTATAGAAGAAGTATTGGTGATAAACCGAAACTCTTTGCAAATGCAGCATCCTAAATTGAAAGAAGTTATCCATAAAGATTTCTTCGATTTTAATTCAATTAAGGAAGAATTAAAAGGGTATGATGCTTGTTTTCATTGCATGGGCATTTCTTCTGTAGGGATGAAAGAGGAAGAATATCATCGTTTTACATATGGAATAACGGAAGCATTGGCTAAAACGCTTTATGCTAGTAATCCACAAATGGTATTCAATTATGTTTCTGGTGAAGGCACCGATAGTACCGAAAAAGGAAAACTGATGTGGGCTCGAGTGAAAGGAAAAACCGAGAATATGATTTTGAATATGGGCTTTAAAGATGCTTATATGTTTCGACTTCAAGTAATTCTTCCTTTGAAAGGGGTAAAATCCAAAACTGCTTGGGTAAATGCATTCTATTTTATCGCTCGTCCGTTTTTTGGACTTTTAGAAAAAAAGAAAAATAACACCACAAGTGTTAACGTTGGTCTGGCTATGATTAATAGCGTTCTTTTTGGAACCGACAACAAACTTTTAGAAAATGAACAGGTTAATGAATTAGCAAAAAAGTAA